CGCGGCGACCGGCGACCTGCTGAGCGTGTCCGACGGCTCGCTCGGCCTGGGAGCGCTGCAGACCGACGGCCGGACCTGGTTCTACGTGCCAGGCGCCGGCAGCGTGGTCCGCGACCGCGCCGCCGCCTGCGCCGACGTCGACCAGCGCGGCTACGTGGCGGGCGACAGCGCCTGCGACGGCGGATCGATCGAGGTTGGCGCGACCTTCCCGAGCTTCTTCGACGACGGCTTCGAGACCGGCCTCGGCGCGTGGTCGGCGTCGCAGGGCGGCTGAGGGAGCGCCTCAGCCGGCGAAGAGGTCGCCCACCGCCAGGAAGAGCCCGGGCAGGGTCGGGCTCGCCGCCCGCTCGGCCTCTCCCCAGAGCCGCTCGCCGCCGCCCGCCGTCTCGCCGAAACGGACCTGCAGCAGCGTGCGCTCTTCCGGATCGACCAGCCAGTACTCGCTGACCCCGAAGCGCTCGTAGATCCGGCGCTTCGTCGCGCGGTCGCGCCCCGCGGTGCCGGGGGAGAGCACCTCGATGGCCAGGT
This genomic window from Holophagales bacterium contains:
- a CDS encoding Uma2 family endonuclease, whose translation is MRPLTPHTAHQSAVGRIFLALSRWVDETGTGRAFLAPFDVVLSPTDVVEPDLLYLSNARLDRLTTANVQGAPDLAIEVLSPGTAGRDRATKRRIYERFGVSEYWLVDPEERTLLQVRFGETAGGGERLWGEAERAASPTLPGLFLAVGDLFAG